The following coding sequences are from one Carassius auratus strain Wakin chromosome 47, ASM336829v1, whole genome shotgun sequence window:
- the LOC113064805 gene encoding basic leucine zipper and W2 domain-containing protein 1-A-like — translation MNNQKQQKPTLTGQRFKTRKRDEKERFDPTQFQESIVQGLNQTGTDLEAVAKFLDASGAKLDYRRYAETLFDILVAGGMLAPGGTLSDDMTRTEYCLFTASEDLETMQAYAQVFNKLIRRYKYLEKGFEEEIKKLLLFLKGFTESERNKLAMLTGILLANGNISASILNSLFNENLVKEGVSAAFAVKLFKSWIHEKDINSVSASLRKVGMDNRLMELFPANKRSCEHFSKYFTDAGLKELSDFARNQQSIGARKELQKELQEQMSRGETLKDMIAYVREEMKKTSISEQTMIGIVWTSVMSSVEWNKKEELVTEQAIKLLKQYSPLLKAFTSQGLSELTLLLKIQEYCYDNIHFMKAFQKIVVLLYKADVLSEEVILKWYTESHVAKGKSVFLEQMKKFVEWLKNAEEESESEEEEGD, via the exons TGAACCAAACTGGCACAGATTTGGAAGCGGTTGCTAAGTTCCTCGACGCCTCCGGTGCCAAGCTTGACTACCGCCGGTATGCTGAGACTCTCTTTGACATCCTGGTGGCTGGAGGAATGCTGG CCCCAGGAGGGACTCTGTCTGATGACATGACCCGTACTGAGTACTGCCTCTTCACGGCAAGTGAAGACCTGGAGACCATGCAGGCTTACGCTCAG GTTTTTAACAAGCTGATCAGGCGTTACAAGTACCTGGAGAAAGGGTTTGAAGAGGAGATCAAGAAG ctGCTGCTGTTTTTAAAAGGGTTCACAGAGTCAGAGAGGAATAAATTGGCCATGCTTACCGGAATCCTGCTGGCCAATGGCAATATATCAGCCTCCATCCTGAACAGCCTCTTTAATGAGAACTTGGTCAAGGAAG GTGTGTCCGCTGCCTTCGCTGTGAAACTGTTCAAATCTTGGATCCACGAAAAAGACATCAACTCAGTTTCTGCTAGCCTGCGTAAAGTTGGCATGGACAACAGGCTGATG GAGCTGTTCCCTGCCAACAAGCGTAGCTGTGAACACTTTTCGAAATATTTCACCGACGCTGGGCTGAAGGAGCTCTCAGACTTCGCTCGCAACCAGCAGTCCATTGGAGCCCGCAAAGAGCTTCAGAAAGAACTGCAAGAGCAGATGTCACGCGGCGAGACCCTCAAAGAC ATGATTGCCTACGTTCGTGAAGAGATGAAGAAAACGAGCATCTCCGAGCAGACCATGATCGGCATCGTGTGGACCAGTGTCATGAGCTCTGTCGAGTGGAATAAAAAGGAGGAGCTCGTCACGGAGCAAGCCATCAAACTCTTGAAG CAATACAGCCCACTGCTGAAGGCCTTCACCTCCCAGGGCCTGTCTGAGCTCACCCTTCTCCTGAAGATCCAGGAGTACTGCTACGACAACATCCACTTCATGAAGGCCTTCCAGAAGATCGTGGTGCTTCTTTACAAAG CTGATGTATTGAGTGAGGAGGTTATTTTGAAGTGGTACACAGAATCCCATGTGGCCAAAGGAAAGAGCGTCTTCCTTGAGCAGATGAAGAAGTTTGTAGAGTGGCTGAAGAATGCTGAAGAGG AGTCCGAatctgaggaagaggagggagaCTAA
- the LOC113064815 gene encoding transcription factor 15, which translates to MGSQHLRHGLMTTTSLSLHAMKSTTGEHEHPAHDTLSLPSDPDELDSGSESSEKSTGAGSPMQGHREAGRRRGGRRLAGVSKQRQAANARERDRTHSVNTAFTALRTLIPTEPADRKLSKIETLRLASSYISHLANVLLLGEDCRDGQPCLKYHNILQSNSNLKTPPVRPICTFCLSNQRKMLRDGEKHTTA; encoded by the exons ATGGGCAGCCAGCATCTACGCCATGGACTAATGACAACAACAAGTCTGTCTCTGCACGCCATGAAGTCCACCACAGGGGAGCACGAGCATCCTGCACACGATACCTTGAGCTTGCCCTCGGACCCTGACGAGCTGGACAGTGGCAGTGAAAGCTCAGAGAAATCCACCGGAGCTGGGAGCCCCATGCAGGGCCACAGGGAGGCGGGGAGACGCAGAGGGGGTCGTAGACTCGCAGGGGTGAGCAAACAACGACAGGCAGCTAACGCTCGGGAGCGAGACCGCACACACAGCGTCAACACTGCCTTCACGGCTCTGCGTACCCTGATCCCCACGGAGCCGGCCGACAGGAAGTTGTCAAAAATCGAGACCCTGCGATTGGCATCGAGCTACATTTCACACTTGGCCAATGTACTTCTGCTAGGGGAGGACTGCAGGGATGGGCAACCATGTCTGAAATATCACAACATCTTACAAAGCAACTCCAACCTCAAAACTCCACCAGTCCGCCCCATCTGTACCTTCTGCTTGAGTAACCAAAGGAAAATG CTTAGAGACGGGGAAAAGCACACAACTGCGTGA